CAGTCCCTGCTGTCTCCCATCCCCAGCTGGCAGGAGTGGTACTACCATGGGCCTCCAttgtcccagccccagctggtGAGCCCAATCCCCAAAGGGCTACAGAAATGCTCCCCCCACCTTTTTGTacatcccagtacagcccagtgcccTGACCTGTATCCGCAGAGGAGTTGGACACGGTGTCCTCCAGTGCTTTGGTATAAAGTACTTCCCTGAAATCTGCTGGGAGCAGAAAGAGCACTCAGGCTTTGGCACTGCCCCGCGCTGCTGTGCAgacccccagcaccagccctggcacccctctccccccccattCCCCTGGGACAACCTCAGACTGGCTCTAATCCCCTCACAGCCACAGGCAAACGGAGCCCAGACCCATGGCATGTCCCAGCTGCACTGCTTGGACACCGCTGCACGCACATCCTCATCCCAGCAGCCGTTGTCACCTACCAGCATGGCCGGCCGTCAGGACACCGGGGTCACTGTGCGACCTCACGAGCGGGCGCTggctcagccccggggctggggacgaGGGGCAGGAGGTCTCGCTGTTGCGCCGTGGGTGGCAGAGGCGGCTGGCACCAAGCCCTGCCGAGCGGCCACCCCCACGCCCCTGCAGCGAGCCCTTCTCCTTGAGGCGCACCTCGGGGAAGCAGGGGCCGACGCAGCGGGCCAGCCCCTCCAGGCGATTGCAGCTGTGGGTGCCGGCTCCCCCCACCAAGATGCCATCGTGGCCGGGCTCTGCCGTGGAGCAGGAGTAGGAGCGTTCTCCCCGCACCCGGGGCTGGGGCGGCTCCTCGAAGGGGCCCTGCAAGCCCAGCGTGGGGCTGCGTGCGTGGTGGCTGCACTGCACGCAGTCCACGCTCAGGCAGTAGTCGGCGCGGCTGCGCTGGATGGAGCGGAAGAGGACATAGTCAACGGAGCGCATGGAGCCTTGCAGCTCCAGCAGGCACGAGTCCTCCGAGGGGCTGCTGTCCCCGGGGATGTCCATGATCTCGGACATGATCAGGGACCCACTGTCCATGGAcactgcagggagcagagcaggcatGGGTGAAGACCACCCGGGAAGTGCTGGTCACCCCACAAGCCCTCTGCCATCGCACCGATGCTCCAGCCCGAGAAGCGCCAGCGGGGCAGGCTCACCTTCTCCGCTGAGCACAATGGAGGGGACACGGTCGCAGGTGCAGGCATGCGAGCCGTCCGTCAGCTGCGAGTCAAACAGGGTGGCCTGCAGGATGGTGCGGTCAGGGTACACAcagagcaggagcccagccctgcctggccctcccctgcctgcagccccccggcTCCCACCTGGCTGTCTCCCCGCAGTCCCATCACGGTCTCGTAGGAGGGGGGGAAGTCAGTGGGGTAGAGGGGCACAGGGCTGTCCATGGAGCCGTTGTAGGTGATACTGTGCAGGCAAGAGCAGAAAAGCCATGTCAGGTGGGACAAGCCCTGCTTGGGGGCAAACAGACCCCCAGCTCCTGCACCATGGTGGCCCCgctccaccagcccctctcccaggcaGGTACCTCTGCGCATCTGTCTCGGAGCTGCAGGTGTACTCAGGCGGGTAGTAGGggggtggtggcactggggggacaAACTCCTCGAAGTCCATCATGCTCTGTAGAAAGGTGTCGGGGGGGGACGTGCATTCCAGCGTGACAGAGCTCGAGCGCTGGGGGACCAGCtgcaggaagaggggaggaagagctgggaCCCCTGTCCAGAAATCCGGCAAGTGATGTGTGTCCCAGGCCTTAATCTGCATCCAGCCGGGGCCAGGTGCTGCCCTGGGACCCTGGGCACCCCCCAGCCTGGGAGTGCTGCCCCCTGTCTGCTCCTGGGCCAGGACTGGGACTCACCACATGGACTATGTCGAGGGAGAAGATCTGGATGCAGCAGACGACAGCAGAGAGCGTGCAGATGATGGTGGAGAGGACAGTCAAGCCGCAGACACTGAAGAGGAGATCCTGGGGAGGAGTGAGGTGAGCTGTGGACCCACAGAGCATGGTGGGGTGCatggctgctccccagggagccctTACACCTGCCCGGGTCCTGCACCTTGAGCGCCACACGGATGCTCCGGCAGTCAGGGTTGGGGAACATGGTCAGCATCTCGCTCTGCCGGCTGCAGGAGGCAGGTGGGGGCTCAGAGCGGGCCTGGCAGCAGACGCACGAGTCCTTCTCCTGGGGACAAGGAACACCGTGAGGGATCTCCGGACACCATGCTCTCCCCTGAGAGCCACCGGTGCATCCCACCACCAGCGCCCTGTTTCACAGCtccccctgtccccagagccctgCAGCCAGGGACAAGCTGAGCTCGGTTGTCCGGGCGCATGGGGGCACTGCAGCAGCCCCCGGCCAGCCTCACCCTCTCGCAGGCCTCCAAGGACTTCACCAGCTGCGCATTCTGGCAGGACAGGATGGACCCGGCGAGGCTCAGCATGACGCCCAGCACTGACAGCAGCGTGAAGAAGGTGATCtgcagtggggaggagaggagctgccagCCGGGCAGGGCTGCGGAGCAAGGAGCCGACGCATGCAGCTGCATGTCTCGGGGCATCTGGGGCCGCTTGGTCCCCCTGCGCCGCCCTCCCCAGCCTGGACCCCTGTCTGCAGAGGGGTCCCCCCAAACACCTACCACCAGGGTGAGTGGCCGCTTCCAGGAGACGATGCCGACAAGCCCAGACAGTGCCAGCTGCAGACGCACAAGCCCAGGGGTGAGGATGGGAAGGGGGCTCTGCCAGGCAGTGGAGCCCAGAGTAGCCCCCGCTCTTGGACAgactccccccccagccctacagCCCTGCTggcccaggagcagcagggctgtAGGGGCAGCCTCGGCACTGCAAGCCTAGAGAAACTGCTGATTCAGAGCACTGGAGAGCCTGGGGACTGCAGGCAGCTCCACGCTGGGCAGCAAACCTGGGCCAGGATCTGTGCCACGAGGTCACTGCGGGGGGACCCCAGGCCTGCCAGGGTCCTGCCCTCACCCCACatctgcagcaggcagagcaccCACCGCTCAgccgggagcagggcagggtgttCCCTGTCCTGTCACCACTGCAGCACCCCACACGCCCCTCCCTGCCTCCAGTGGCACAGACCTGCTCAGGGTT
The sequence above is a segment of the Numenius arquata chromosome 27, bNumArq3.hap1.1, whole genome shotgun sequence genome. Coding sequences within it:
- the ENTREP3 gene encoding protein ENTREP3, translated to MPSPSDSSRSLTGRTSRSLTHLRIQRTWLQILLVLGFIQVILGVLIITFSLVAATITPSAKIRHSCPSWAGFSLALSGLVGIVSWKRPLTLVITFFTLLSVLGVMLSLAGSILSCQNAQLVKSLEACEREKDSCVCCQARSEPPPASCSRQSEMLTMFPNPDCRSIRVALKDLLFSVCGLTVLSTIICTLSAVVCCIQIFSLDIVHVLVPQRSSSVTLECTSPPDTFLQSMMDFEEFVPPVPPPPYYPPEYTCSSETDAQSITYNGSMDSPVPLYPTDFPPSYETVMGLRGDSQATLFDSQLTDGSHACTCDRVPSIVLSGEVSMDSGSLIMSEIMDIPGDSSPSEDSCLLELQGSMRSVDYVLFRSIQRSRADYCLSVDCVQCSHHARSPTLGLQGPFEEPPQPRVRGERSYSCSTAEPGHDGILVGGAGTHSCNRLEGLARCVGPCFPEVRLKEKGSLQGRGGGRSAGLGASRLCHPRRNSETSCPSSPAPGLSQRPLVRSHSDPGVLTAGHAADFREVLYTKALEDTVSNSSADTGLCSEACLLRRSHCDSPPLLRASSAGKNKLLPSKKVTQQLSKTTTRSLGDLKVCRGTRGLVARFLQRPKRSPAVGMEVPGHSSQGHKQVPWSAWPGAERPHEGIHLQSCGDLSSTSSLRRLLSTRRLERSRPRSLSGTCKESAL